CTGTTCCGCGAAATTCTTCGAAACGAAGCTAATCGGATTGCTGGCGGAAGGGCCCgggcagtttttcaatatttcatcgATTCGTCGTGGACGATCGGGAAGGTTCCCAATACTCTCAGCGACAGTGAGTAAACCCGCCGGGCTATCGATTCCGTGTGGAATCAGATCGATGGAGTTGAAGGGAACGCCTGATTTTTCTCGGATTGCTCGAGGACCACTCGATATCCCAATGGAATAACGCCTGGGATAGTTTAATTCGTTTCGCCACGTTGGTCTCGATCACGTGCAAACGGGCGCTAGTGTCATAAACGACTTTTAAAACGACGACTAGGATCGATGCGCATCTTGAACGAGGACCCCCGTACAGGCTCGCGATTTGCATAATTTACTGTGCAGGATTTTTAACGCCTACGAGACATTCTCGAAGGGGAGTACTCGTTCTCGTGGGCAGATAAATCGTTGCATTCTTGTTTGAGATCGTTGGTCGAGGCTCGCTGGATACTGTAATTTGCCCTTGGTAATTGCATATTGAAGCGCTGAGGCGGAAAAGCCGCTCGTTTTTTAGCGATAGTTTGGTCCTGACGGACTGATCTTGTTGCGAGTGTCAATGAATTcgaaagtaattaaaaagtaGGTTTGAAAAAATACAGGCAATGTAATAGAAAACTTCTCCAAGTTGATAGTAAATAGAAAACTGGATACCGAATCATTTTTCCTTCTGAACACGatgtgttttaattaattaattatgttTCTATTAATAAGGAGAATTCTGAATACAGTGTAATttgaaaccaaatataaacGAAATGAAAATTGAGCAAAGTATTGGACGGAGCAGGTAACGCTCTTTCAATATTTCCTACGATCGATTTGTTATCCTTCAGAACTTCGATTTTGAAACGAGACTCGAAAAGTTACGATTACAAAGTTAAAGGTATGTTTTCTTATACGCGTCTGGGCGCAGCGTCCAggaattcaaagtcgattttctcgaaaatgaagtgcgatatcaaaaaaagttactgtttcttttcgatttaCAACAAATAAATGAAccaagaaaaaggaataaaattttttcatatcacgcttcattttcgagaaaatcaactttgaatttcttaacgttgcgtccagtcgcgtatagggaaaCCTACTTTAATGAGTCTTCTAATTTTATTATTCGCTGCACCGGTTTGTGATTACTATTTAAGCGTTGTTCCGAAACTCTTCTTCATAGGTACATGGCTACAATGAACACAATCGATACCCAGCTGCACTGGCCCGCCTACTGAACCAGATAGTCGCGGATTACAATGGCCAATTCGCCGTTTAATCCAGCGAATTGATATCACGCGCTCGAGCGCGCATTCGTTCGCCTGCGCATTAGACAGCCATTATTTATTAAGCGGCATTGAATTACCTGGAAAGTCGTAAATCGGCTCGCGATCGCGAAATATTCAAGGGCTCTGTTCGATTTAGTGGCGCGATATTCGATCGTTCAAGGGAGCTGTACCTACGTCGCCCTAGAACAGAATCAATTGGACTTTCAGAACACCTGCTCCTTCCCAAGAATCCATTGAGTTCTCTAACCGAACGCACTCAACTATCCAGGCGAACTTACCGAGCTTCCCACCCGAACACTCGCATTATATTTTGAATTCTCCAGCAAGTTGAGTTAGccaatttcgaattttttgtttcaatggTTCCGGGGATAATGAGACTTTCAAATTGTATCAGAATCAATCGCGACCTTAATCGAGCCGTATAGAATCGATTACAGCCGTTTAGAGTGGTTTTCGAATTGGATATTCTCAGTGCAGTGGCACTTGGTGATTACCGCGCTCCTCGAGGGAAAGGCTCGTTCACAGAAAACGACCGTGAATTCGTCGGGGAATTTGGATTTCCGCCAAACGCTTCCCAGACCTCGTATACCCCATTCGCGACCTTCTTTCCACCTCTTCTTTCCAcgtttcttcctccccctccccgtgGCGGAATCTGTGCCACGGGGCGCTCCTCTCTTCTCGCGTTTTCCGCTCGTAATTTGAAAATTCTCCCCATGCCTCTTCCGCGCCACTTCTCTTTCTCGTGCACGAGGGAAGCCGATCCTCCGGGCGATTTTCCTTGAACTTAATCGCCCTCGAAGGGAACGGTAATCGATGACTGTTCCGAGGGAAACTGTTTACAGAGAGGAGGGCAAAAAGCTGCGGTTGCTTTGAGCGATATTCGTCGAATTCTTAGCGATCTTGGATTACTGAACCGCCGCGGCATTGAATCACCGAGCTATTCAATTACCGACTTATTGAATTACCAAGGTACCGAGTTACCAAATTCAGAATTGCTCAATTACCAAATTACTCAGTTACGCGATGCTTACCTCGGTTCCTCGGTAATTACGTCGCTGGAAATTCTGCCCGCCCAAACATTCCCACGGGGCAAAATTCACACGCAAGTGTATCAGGAATTCCTTTTAAAGCAACAATTACAGAGAATCTTACTCCTTTCAATCCACAAAAAGTAGAACGCAATATGAACCCAGAGCTTTTTCGATTGTGCTGTTCCATCCGTGGGCAACGGTGCAACTTATCGCTGCACACGAATACGCTGGTCGTTTCGCACAAGTTACCCTGGAATTCCAGAAGTGGCTCTGGACACCGTCGCGAACGATTCCAGGAAATGTCTTCCAGCACTGCTGCCCGGAACCCACCTTGATTGTCAGCCATCCCCTGCCTGAATTTATCATGCCACGGTTCTGGAACTCTACCAGCATCCTTTTTGCTTCAACAAACTCCTGTAAAATGGGAATCGACTGTTTCTGCGAGCTGGCTACTTTTTCTCCGCTCGCTAGCAACTTTACAAAGTAATTCGCTGACTTCAAGCTTCTCGATTTTCTGCTTCTCAACAAATACACGACTGGACACAGTGGGCTTCTTTGTTGGCCTGAAGTATTCAGAAGAATTTCTGTGATTCAGACCTTGATCAATAGTGCTTTCGTTGCTACTTGGTGTTGAGGTTATTTAGTCTGCCCTTCATGTATAATAGTGGTGAGCAATCTAGTCACAGACCTGCGGTCCGCAATTGTTTCAATTGTAAATCCATGTcggaaataacaaattcaccccataaattaaaattctctgattagtatatttaagtgtttaatattgcggcccgcgtagagtaTTAGGTTTCCACTTTTGGCTCACTgcggttgctcatcactgaatTGTGCACCAAGCAAGGAGGTTACATTAGGGGAGACGGGGGAAATGCGAGGCAGTTAACGAAAAGTCAGGATGTTTAATCAATcggttgaaatatttattagacCCCTTGGCAATTCTTTAAACAagtaataaactgtgatataaGAGTCACCTTTTTCACGTGCCACCAACTCAAAATAGACTATaacattttcttgaaaaagtTGTTTTGGCCCGCATTGCCCGCAGGTTGGGGTAATGAGGACTAAACAAGTCAGAACGCAGAAAATTATGAAGctcgaaacaaaattaaaatctgtTCATCTAATACTAAAAATATAGCAATTCTTGGAGATCCATAATATCCGTACAACCATCAAATTTAATGATTTGATTAATGTTTAACGAATTCTAATTAAGTGGATACACTTACAGCGATCACACGTGTAAGTACTTATTTGGTGTGTCACAACCTGTGCCAACTGTTTCCAAGTTCTTGGCATCTGTAGGAAAAAAAGCTGTCACTATTCAAAGTTTTCGTGGGATACGGAGCCACTTGACTCTCATTACCCCCATgagtattattttatttctgtaaaaatagcagaataacatttgaaataaaCACAAAATTGAAGTTATCATAACGAAGCCATTAACTATGGATCTTTCAAATAAGGcctaaagaaaatataatagacaAAGGTTTTTTACTATTTCCATGGATATTTTCGAGAAGTAACAGGAAATACGTGCAGAACAAACAACGTTCTCTGTCATCGGTACGAACACGACTAGCGAGACAAACAAATGTCCAGCATCATTGTTGGGGGGATGGATACCTTCGGGAGGAAATATGTTGTCGTTCGATTTATAATATTGTTAAAACGATATTGACTCCACTGGCTCTCATTTTCCCTGTCTCCCCTACGTCACAGAGAATATTTAAGAATCATACAATTTATTGAGAAAGTACCATACACTCGATGTCTAATCCCACATCATCTACCGTCTGAAATGCTAAATCTACAACTTATTATAGAACTAAGTCTAAAACCGCGGCTTCTTCTCAttactagggtaaaggacccaattactgacacctaaccaactaCTATCACCTTAagttattttacttaaaataacgaataaataaactatagtatataatctatagcatagattataggttgaattacatattttttttttgtgtatgactttacaacgttaatttattcgttattttaagtaaaatagtttaaggtgacagtaattggttaggtgtcagtaattgggcccTTTGCACCCTACGCTTCGAAAGCCTCGGTGACCAGAACTGCAGTGATTATCGTAATCAAATGGCGACAATGTGGTGGAAAAATCGTGGCATCCCTCGACACTTATCGTCCCTTCCATCCGTACGTTCGCTGGAGCCCAAGTAGCGGAAACTCGAGGCGAGTGCTATCGCTCGGTCGTCACTCGCCCGACTGAAACTCCGAAATTCGTGGATAAGCTCTGCCGCGAGCTGCTTCGGGTTCCTCGAAGTAAGTCCTGCCCTCAACTTCCTCCTCGATCGATTCCGGCACGGGGATATCCAGGATCTTGGAGAACTCCTCGGCGATGTCCTTCGTCTTCTTAGGGCTGCAAGGGTCCACGATAACTATCTCCTTTCTTCGTCCTTCACCATCGATCGGCTCCTCTGTCTTCGCGTCCTCGTCCACTGACTCCTTCTTTTGGATGCCCTTGAATCTGTGCAGTGTTCGCTTCCGACTGCTCTTTTTcagcctgttttttttttcagaaaagagAAACAATCGATGGCAGGTGTGTCGATTGCAAGGAAACGGTCccaactcgaaaattctgattttggaGCGAGGAGCAATTTTTCATATCTGCGGACATTCACTTCGAAggagtgaaatcagcccttaaagttatcttTTCGTCCCTTAAATTTAACCTTGTAACAATGGGAGATAGAACGGgactttaaatataagaatcCTTCAGTTTTTATACTCCATCACactaccaaaagaaaaatagctgagggctgatttcacacCTTCAAAAACAATTGCTCCTTGCGTACTCCGATTTTGGGTTGGAAAAGTTTTCTTGTTAGAAGCTCATGATTGTTCTCATTTAATATTACAGATGAATTCGTTATTTATATTCCAACGCGAATATCCCAATTTGTATTTCACTCGTGTACGATGGACGGATTCATTGTACAAGATGTGGTACGTTATAATATACCATGCTTGGCATAATGCAGAGAATCCCTCAGCAGGTAATTCAATCTGATAATGCCGCAGGTGGATCAAAAAGGGATTACGCTAACGTTATACGAGTGTGGTAAAAAATGGAGTTGAAAGGGATAGCTCTGCTAACTACATATTTAAAAGAATATCTCTCATGTTGTGTACAACGCAGCAGAAGCCTCTAACATTTTAAACTATATTAGCCCCATTTCATTCGCGCAATTACTGTCAGTATTCCGCGCAGCAGATTCAACCAGACATCTCCTCATTTACCCCACGTTCTCTCACCTGCAGACCGGTGTCCTATCGATGCGCCTTATCGGTCTGTCTCTCGGCGGTATAGCTTCCTTGAGTTCTCGCTTGGCCCTCTCGACTTCGTGCACCAGCACGGAAGGCGGGTCTAGCATTTCCCTGAGAATGAGGCTTCTCCTGCTACCACGGCGCGTCTTCGGCAACCTCAGCGACGAGGTATCCATCAGCCCGGTCACAGAGACGCTGACAGACACGTTCCCACTCCgcctcttctttcccttctttcgCCTGCTGTCCCTCCAGCAGCAGACCTTCGGCTGGCAGACCTCGCTCTTGCAGGGTTTAGGTAACACGAACAACACCTTCTGCTTGCGTTTGATCCTCCTCCCAGGCTCCTCTGTTATCATTCTGCTATCGTAGCCCTCCTCTTCTACCGGCATAGAAGCAACCGCTTTCAGCGCAAGCTTCGAGAGCTTGCTAAGTCGTTTCACCAGCTGCTTCTTTCTGGGGTCTTCCGCTGCCTCCTCTGAAATCTTCTTCCCTCGGCTACTCCTCCTGCGGTCTTGCTTCGGGTGGCCGCCGACTGGCGCGTGCTGCGACTTCTTTCGTTTTCGATCCTGCTTCTTCGACGGACCGTACGTCTGGCGTTTTGGGCAGATGGCTGGCTCAGCCTCGGCCTCGTACATGTGTAGCTCCTGAATGGTCGATCGTGGTTAGCTTCGGGATATAGATTTTATGCGAGGAATGTGGGACAGTGTAATGGTTGTACCAGGAAGTTCGAATAGAAAGGGGAACGGAAGTTCTGAAATGATAGATGAGCCGGTGATTaagaaagtggtgtaagtcaggaaaccagaaaaaaatagatttctCTTATTTCACGTTAGATTgatttatatttgaatattgtGAAAGAACTGTTGCAAAGTGGTAACCTTAAATGCGGGGAcgagaacagaaaaaaaagaaacgcgaaatatacttaattatactgagaatataagaaaaaattggagaaatagtggtaaacattaccaaaaatggtaaagttgttagtggcaaagaatttgaaaatacaATTTGCTTTTGTTCTAAAAAATTACGCCCAAACGCAACAGTCTAAATGCATATCTTGAAGCAAAAAATAcgtgacttacaccactttcataatcaccggcacaaatgtaagaaatattaaatttcacgTAGGTACGGAATGCATACGAAAGTAAAGAGAATACTTCAAAAGTAATGCAATTCTTGCTAAATTATCAGTTTCTAAATTTCCCTCATTCTTCCTCACGCTTTCAAGTCTAAGATCATTCCTTTCACTTCTCTACTTTCGCCATCTTGACTCCATATTCAAAATCCAACATATTACGCATCATCCCAGAAAACATCTGCCGAAAATCAGACCTAGGAGCCTCGGAGCAGCCTCTAAGGGCAAGCAGCTCTGAGACGCGAAATTTGGCAGTGATTGGTCCCCTTCGTGCGGGCTAGGGTAACGAACATCGACCCCACAGCCCCTTACCTGTTCAACGATCTCGAAATATTTCTGTTCAGCGTCAGCCAGGTCGGGTAAGTCGTCCCGAACTTTCTTTTTCTCTTGCACGCCGGTTTTCCCCCGGTCTCTGCTGACTTTCGAGTCGATGTCCCTGTCGCTTATCTCGAACGCGGACTTTTTCTTCGGCTTCTGCTTGTGTCTATGTCTCGCCGCGGATGCagcctcttcttttttctcCGCGCTGATTTTGTGCACTAATTTGAGCTCTCGCAAACGCACGTCCACCGCCTTCGCTAACTTCGAGCACCTTTCCAAATACTGAAAGCAGGGTGGGATT
Above is a genomic segment from Andrena cerasifolii isolate SP2316 chromosome 12, iyAndCera1_principal, whole genome shotgun sequence containing:
- the LOC143375343 gene encoding uncharacterized protein LOC143375343, whose product is MYEAEAEPAICPKRQTYGPSKKQDRKRKKSQHAPVGGHPKQDRRRSSRGKKISEEAAEDPRKKQLVKRLSKLSKLALKAVASMPVEEEGYDSRMITEEPGRRIKRKQKVLFVLPKPCKSEVCQPKVCCWRDSRRKKGKKRRSGNVSVSVSVTGLMDTSSLRLPKTRRGSRRSLILREMLDPPSVLVHEVERAKRELKEAIPPRDRPIRRIDRTPVCRLKKSSRKRTLHRFKGIQKKESVDEDAKTEEPIDGEGRRKEIVIVDPCSPKKTKDIAEEFSKILDIPVPESIEEEVEGRTYFEEPEAARGRAYPRISEFQSGE